From a single Hippopotamus amphibius kiboko isolate mHipAmp2 chromosome X, mHipAmp2.hap2, whole genome shotgun sequence genomic region:
- the LOC130842648 gene encoding paraneoplastic antigen Ma6F-like has translation MATALAMLRDWCGWVGVNAQHCLLILGIPDDCEDQEFREAVQAALCSLGRYRVLGKVFRKDLGPKVALVEFAEDLNRSLIPRHIPGKGGPWTVVCLPQVHDTDSQDRPNFPAQPQRQAVVGRAVEVGAAGEEGASGEAGAGGEAGTAGEAGAAGMEGATGEEGASGEAGAADEEGAAGEEGAAGEEGAAGEAGAADEEGAAGEAGAADEEGAAGEPGAADEEGAAGEEGPSGEAGAADEEGAAGEEGAADEAGAEDEELAAGEEGPSGEEGAAGEAGAADEEGAAGEAGAADEEGAAGEAGAADEEGAAGEAGAADGMSDEEGAAGDTGVAGVTGSLSRAGAAGEAGAPGEEAAAAVAGILDEAGAWTQPWRLALQSVLENMGYQELRTFSGMEEPGHGEESFESWLDNANDMLYLWRHVSERERRRRLLESLGGPALDLLCGLLEEDPDLAAQDCLAALVHAFGNQGTPGTARLKFETCAQRPQETLSAYVMRLEGLLQAALEKGAIHPAMADRARTRQVLMRARLNRTLQHKLRRLRLERRPPGFVGMLWLIRETEAWEAGPAAGEQFPGEGEARAEVGDLAAVPAAPAHEWGAPAALAHEVITEGTTADGTEASPAGAETAAQAALSEEGSPEAPAAREETSEEADGSAGAGEAAPEDRGATRAAPAPGETSKVSAASQEDGCAPSPAGLGQAGPSDDPGAPMPAQMGRASPVPSGGPGWEPEGLTQAGDREAEEPPGEGFKPTPEELGSEDGAAERSTPESSSGQ, from the exons ATGGCGACGGCTCTGGCGATGCTGCGGGACTGGTGCGGCTGGGTGGGCGTGAACGCGCAGCACTGTCTGCTCATCCTGGGCATCCCAGACGACTGCGAGGACCAGGAATTCCGGGAGGCCGTGCAGGCTGCCCTGTGCTCCCTGGGCAGGTACCGAGTGCTGGGCAAAGTCTTCAGGAAGGACTTGGGGCCCAAGGTTGCCCTGGTCGAGTTTGCTGAGGATTTGAACCGAAGCTTGATCCCCAGACACATACCAGGCAAGGGGGGGCCCTGGACTGTGGTCTGCCTGCCCCAGGTCCATGATACTGACTCACAGGATCGACCCAATTTCCCTGCACAGCCCCAGAGACAAGCAGTGGTTGGCAGGGCGGTAGAGGTGGGGGccgctggggaggagggagcctcaggtgaggcGGGAGCTGGAGGTGAGGCAGGAactgcaggtgaggcaggagctgcaggtaTGGAAGGAGCCACAG gggaggagggagcctcaggtgaggcaggagctgcagacgaggaaggggctgcaggtgaggagggagccgcaggtgaggagggagccgcaggggaggcaggagccgcagatgaggaaggggctgcaggggaggcaggagccgcagatgaggaaggggctgcaggtgagccaggagccgcagatgaggaaggggctgcaggtgaggagggaccctcaggtgaggcaggagctgcagatgaggaaggggctgcaggggaggagggagccgcagATGAGGCAGGAGCTGAAGATGAGGAATtggctgcaggtgaggagggaccctcaggtgaggagggagccgcaggggaggcaggagccgcagatgaggaaggggctgcaggggaggcaggagccgcagatgaggaaggggctgcaggggaggcaggagctgcagatgaggaaggggctgcag GCGAGGCAGGGGCTGCAGATGGAATGTCAGACGAGGAGGGAGCTGCAGGTGACACGGGAGTTGCAGGGGTGACAGGATCTCTGAGtcgggcaggggctgcaggcgaGGCGGGGGCTCCAGGTGAGGAAGCCGCTGCGGCTGTGGCAGGCATCCTGGATGAGGCAGGGGCCTGGACCCAGCCGTGGAGGCTGGCCTTGCAGTCCGTGCTAGAGAACATGGGCTACCAGGAGCTGAGAACCTTCTCCGGGATGGAAGAGCCGGGCCACGGGGAAGAGTCCTTCGAGAGCTGGCTGGACAACGCCAATGACATGCTGTACCTGTGGCGCCACGTGTCcgagagggagaggaggcggaGGCTGCTGGAGAGCTTGGGCGGCCCCGCGCTGGACCTCCTGTGCGGCCTCCTGGAGGAAGATCCCGACCTGGCTGCCCAGGACTGCCTGGCCGCGCTGGTGCATGCGTTTGGGAACCAGGGCACCCCGGGGACCGCTCGGCTGAAGTTCGAGACGTGTGCCCAGCGGCCCCAGGAGACCCTCTCTGCGTACGTGATGCGCCTGGAGGGCCTGCTGCAGGCAGCCCTGGAGAAGGGGGCCATCCACCCGGCCATGGCGGACCGGGCGCGCACCCGGCAGGTGCTGATGCGGGCCCGGCTGAACCGCACGCTCCAGCACAAGCTGAGGAGGCTGCGGCTGGAGAGGAGGCCTCCTGGCTTCGTGGGGATGCTGTGGCTCATCCGGGAGACCGAGGCCTGGGAGGCCGGCCCAGCTGCGGGTGAGCAGTTCCCGGGGGAAGGAGAGGCCCGGGCAGAGGTTGGAGACCTGGCAGCCGTCCCAGCCGCCCCGGCCCATGAATGGGGTGCCCCGGCCGCCCTGGCCCACGAGGTCATCACCGAGGGCACCACTGCAGATGGAACCGAGGCCTCCCCGGCCGGTGCAGAGACCGCGGCCCAGGCTGCCCTTTCCGAGGAAGGTAGCCCCGAGGCCCCCGCAGCCCGTGAAGAGACCAGTGAGGAAGCTGATGGCAGCGCCGGGGCTGGTGAGGCTGCCCCTGAAGATCGTGgtgccaccagggcagcccctgcccctggggaGACCAGCAAGGTCTCTGCTGCCAGTCAGGAAGATGGATGTGCCCCCAGCCCTGCGGGCCTAGGTCAGGCAGGACCCTCAGATGACCCCGGGGCCCCCATGCCTGCCCAGATGGGCAGGGCTTCCCCAGTGCCCTCAGGAGGTCCTGGctgggagccagagggcctcaCCCAGGCAGGAGACCGGGAGGCTGAGGAGCCCCCCGGGGAGGGCTTCAAGCCCACCCCAGAGGAGCTAGGAAGCGAGGACGGGGCTGCAGAGAGGAGCACCCCTGAGTCCTCCTCGGGCCAGTAA